The sequence GGTGCAAATACGCCAGCCCTCGAGCGGAGCCCAGGGCGATCTTCATACGCGCATTCCAGTTCAATGGCTGATCCTCCTGCGCATCACCTGCATTGATAACACGGTACAGTAAGCACCAGTTAacacaagatggcattgcaaccaCTATGACGAAATAGTAGCTACTAGTATGTCAGAGATATATAATGTGCATTACCATGGAGGTAGCTGTCCAAGCTGCCCAGCTCCATGAAATCATATATGAGCAGTTTGGCCGTGGAGAGCCGGCAGTATCCTCGCAGATTGACAAGGTTGATATGCCTAATGCTGCCCAGGATCTCGAGCTCCTTCTCGAAAGTCTTGTCTCGCCTCTCTCGGTTGAGGTCAATCCTCTTGACGGCAAACGCCGTGCCATCATCCATCACCATCTTGTACACCGTACCAAACCCGCCGCAACCAACCACATCCTCTTCGTCGAGCAGCTCCAGCCTTCTAATGATCTCTCCCGACGAATACGGAAGGTTCCATTGGTATGTCACAAGCTTTGCACCTAAGTCGTCAAGATATCACGCAGTTAGTTAGTGAGCCTGGACAAAATTATCGAGTGACATAGTTGGTGTCAGTTTTTCCATTACCATCCGGGACAGTTTGCTTGTCCATTTTCTCATAGTTGACACCATTCTTCTTCCTGGACAGCAAGCATACCCAGAGGAAGCCGAGCACCGCGACCAGCGCGACGGCCATGGTTGACATTGAACCGATCACAACACCATTCAGAAAGTGTGAAGTTTTGTTATTGTTGGTGATTGGAGAAACACCTATATGGTGACCAAAAATAAATGACCACATCAGTTAGTAACACAGATCCTACCAAGATTCAAAAATTAGTCCCCACATTGTGAAGGCAGCGTTAGAATTTAAGACTTgccagaggaggagagggggtCAGAGTGCGGCAGCACCGCAGGGAACCCAAGGGTTCCGCGGCAACCTTTCTGTATGGGCAGCCCACAAAGCTCCAGATTTCCGACATACCTGCAGCATTTGAATTGAAACACACCAGAGCATTAAAACCAAGCTGAAGCTGATACAGTGCAGCTGTGGTACAAACTAAAAGATAGTACCACTCATTCACATTTGCAACATCTACCGACAGCATAAAGAAAGACACACAAACTGGAAGGATGGAGATGAGGCCGGAGCTAAGCTTACGAGCTGCTCTTGAAGGTTCCGAGGACGCCGACATTCGGGATCTCTCCCGAGAAGAAGTTGGTGGAGAGGTTCCTACATTGCCAGTTCAAACTTTTCCATCAGCACCCTTGTGAACTGAAACTGTAGGCATTGTCAATGAGATTCAGATCACATCCCCAACAACTTACAGGAACCGCAGATGAGTTAGGCTCCCGATCGTCGCCGGTATCGCGCCCCGCAGCAGATTGCTGGACAGGTCCCTGCATTTTTTTTTTTGACAAGCATCATCAGACTGACAACACATTAGAGCGTCAAACCGTGTAACAAAGGGGAGGATGGTGGTGCCAAGGACCTACAGGATGGTGAGGTGAGTGAGGTCGCCGATCCCCGGCGGGATGCCGCCTTGCAGGTAGTTGGCTCTCAGGTAACTGAAGAAGATACAGACAATCAGAGCACCCACATCTTATTTCAGCAATCTGATTCATCAAATCTACTACTAGTAGTGTACCAACCAAACAAAAAAATATGCAATGAACCACTAGTAGTATAAACCAGAGAGAGGGTACACCATACTAGTGTTTTTACTTACATGGCTCTGAGCTCGGTGCAGCTCCTGATCTCGGCGGGGATGGGGCCGTGCAGGCTGTTCTGGTGCAGAGCTCTGAAGGAAGAAACAGGGGATTTGAGGCCAGCGCATATGCATCCATTGAACGGTGGATTTGTGGAGGTGgtaaaaaaggaaaatgaaacttACAGTCTCTGCAGCTTGGTGAGCCTGCCGATGCTGGGCGAGATGATGCCTCCGAGCTGCATATACGGCAGATTTCTGCCCACACAAAAACAAAGGGAGAGATTATTCATTCATTCACGGGCGGGGCTAAGGAATCCAAGAAGGAAGGAGCAGACGCATGCATGGGGAACCGTGCCAGCACCCCCGCAACAATCCAATGGAGAGAAACCAAAAATGCCGGACACTCAGTCTACTGAATCTGATctagaatggaggaggaggaggaggaagggggaagaagaaggaggaggaggaggcaggatgAGGCGTACATGGCCTGGACCCTGAGGTCCGGGAAGGAGCAGGAGACGCCCTCCCAGCCGCAGGGGTTGGGGTCGGCGGCCCGCCAGCTGCCCAGCCGCTGCCCCGCCGTGGCGTTGaaggccagcttcagctccagcaGCGCCTCCCCTGCGACGAACCAGCACATCACGTCAGCTCTCTTGGTTCGGTAGATTTATTCAGTACAGTAGAGTAGATGGATTGGGAATGGAATGCGGCGGTGCCGTACCGTCCGGGGTGAGCGCCATGGACGCggtgcagcagaggaggaggaggagggccgcggCGCCCCCATGGCCGCCGCCGGTCAGCCTCTTGGTCCCGCTCCGGGGGTTGGCGGCCATGGTGGCTGGCTGGGGTTTGGGATGGAGGGGTTTGAAGTGGGTGGGAGAGTGAGAGTGAGCTTGGGGAGTGAGGGAGTGAGGTGTGGGAGAAGCCAAGCCTTTGCTTTAATTATTGGACTGGATGCTGCCTGCGCATGTGTGCGGCTGACGGGGAGTCCCAGGCGGGGCACTGTAGAGCCGCTGACCCGTGGGGCCGGGCGTGTCCGTGGTCCCGCCGCCCAGTCAGAGACCCCAGAAGCCCGCGTGGGTCGTGGCCGCTTTCGAAAAAGGCGGAGGCAGCAGGATAgacaaaaaaaaaaaacagtgagGACTGGCGACAGCTCAAAACAAATGCGGCTCAGAGATTCTGAGAGAAGCTGGGTAGGGCCCCTACCTCGGATTCtcgcaaaagaactgggcctagaTAAGGCATGCAATCTCTTGTTTTCTTGCTGAAGGTGAAGCAAGCAAGCAAAACCAAACTTACGCAGCAAGAAATGAACGAGACGAACTAGCAAGAGAAAAGAGAGTGTGGACCAAGACAGTCGCAGATCCCCTTCATTTCTAGAGCCTGCCGATCCGCGGGGCGGTCCGAAAAAGGTGCTCCATTCAGCCGCCGCTCTACGCGCGGCGCGTCTTTCTTTCCACCATGCTCGGTTCCTTCTTCCTATTCTCCTAGCCGGACGAAGATCCAGTGACACGCCCATAACACGTCCGTTGGATCACAAACCAACAGCCCAGATCATGTGGCGTCGAAAAAAAacactaaaaccacgacacttattttgcaatagaaccaacaaaagaaaaaagaatgatGACGTCTACGGCCACCACCGCTGGACGGGTAAAAGGCGAATGCAGCTCGTAAAATCCCCCGAATGTCCGGACTAACCGAAATCCTACAAACCCTCGTCAAATCGGGGGAGCTCTAAAGGGGTCCAAAAGCAGAAGAATCCTACCAACTTAGCCTAGCTAGGACCCATTTTATTTTTCTCTCCTCTCTTCTTTCTCCTCTCTACATTGCTCAATGGGTAGACAAATAGCCGGTGGCATTTCATGATGTCCATTTTGGTAACCTCTAGTAGAGGGGAGCACTGAGGGGAGTGTGGAGGGTGTCGGAAGGGCGGGGAGCAAGATCCAAATCCAAAAACAACTCAACGGAACCGGATTGACTGACTCAGCTAGCCGTTGATGATGGGAATTggatgggatgggatgggatgggatgggatgTGCGGTGAAAGCCTGAGCCAGCCACCACTTGAAAAATGACAAACAGACGAAAGAGCACCAGCTCCCCAATTCCATACGCCATTACGTACATACAAAAACTAAACTAAGCAATAATAGTAAGTATAAACAAtctgcttccttcttcctaaaACAAACATAAGGTGTGATCGGCTTTGCACGGTCTCTGATGCACGGCTTTGACCGttcattaatatatatatatatatcaaagtaCATGTATAAATGGCATTGTCATATTTGTCTTTCAAAACAATTTTGCTTCATATGTATGTACACTAATTTTGTAGAcatataataatacataaaaaaatCATAGTCAAAGTTGTGTAACGAAGACCAGAAAAGTCAGTCGGTgtcttatattttgggaaggaTGGAGTATCATCTTAATAGCCCGTTCAACACTAGTGACTCGGCTCATTACAAAAAAAAAATACAACATCCTTAGAGATTGCACTATGGCACACTCTGCTAAGTGTAAGAGCGTCTCCAAGACTCTCCATTTCCCCAATAAATTTCTTGTATTGTGGACTTTCTTTCCCCAAAAAATTAGCGGGATGTCCTGATAATCAGCCCCATCTCTCCCAATATTTTGAGGATTTTTCACCCTCCACCCAATCCCTCTTCCAATACAATGCGGGAAGCAACAACCTCCTCATCATGCTAAAAATTCATGGGCCTCTTTGTCTCTGCGCAGACGATCCCTCCTCCTGCCACCTCCTGATGGCGGCGGCGGTCGCGGCGGCCTCCTGCATAGCGCCTCCAATGCCCTCCTTCACGACCATTCCGTCGGCATTCAGCCCGGAGGCACCGCATTTTGTTCCGCCGTTCCCGAAGGCCGATGATGACAACATGATAGAGGAAGCCCACGATTTGTTCGGCGAAATGGAACAAaggtttttttttgtttctcttgTACTAGTTTTATACTTGCAAATTTCCACATTGCAAATGAtgtaggcccagttcttttgccagaatctggggattctcccagaatccgccccctacccagcttctcccagaatctttgagccccatttgttcTACAATCCTGTCTAATTAGACCGTAACTAGACAGGATTGTAGAACAAAgggggctcaaagattctgggagaagctgggtaggggtcggattctgggagaatccccaTATTCTGGCAAAAAAACTGGGCCGTAGTGAGCAATGGTTTGACGACATGATGAATGAATCGATAGGTATAGACGACCTTTCTTTGTCCACTCCTCTCGAGGTGAAGATAATGTCGTTGAGGTTGCCGCTCCAAAAACAAAGAGGTGCGCAAGGGGGAGTAACTTCAATATGACCAAGGATGCGGCATTAGTGATGGCATGGAAAAGTGTGAGCATTGATCTGGTAGGAGGGGTCAATCAAAGCATGAAGACCTACTCGAAGTGCATTGCAAAGCACTTTCATCGTAATTGGGAATTTTTCACAAATTAGTCAACTAATTCACTCATTGATGGAGCACAATTTAGGTAGGTGAagcctgtcggcgtcctggatatgggggtatccagccctgcctacctgcggcccatcacgtggctccatcgacggcctggtacggcccagattcgacatcaacaactcaagaccctcgcgaggggccaagcctcgcgaggcggatggcgCCAAGAACCCCAAGGGGATCAACCTCCTCAGGctagctcccgaggggcggagagttctatgcaaggtttacctcgcgaggctcagctgacgtgagccatgacgaccaaggccaggcgggcgcagaccGCAGGTTTCcacttcggtgcaaaggaggcaagccacaggcgcggagtcccgaggaatcagctaaaggttttcattctggtgcaacaagaccaagaccgccaggacggcaggacggaggtcatcgacgagcccaccgcagtgCCACGaacagaggcttttcgcaggcgaagactacttttgtcaggataagttgtactatttgtcccctttcaaatccagccgttgtgggatcccttcccgccaacatttgggaagagaaccaaggccactataaataggacttagccaccaccataggacgGGGAGAtcgaactagctcacaccacaccagctccctcgagctcaagaacacctcacctcctgaggccagttcatccattaTACTAGTTCATTCcagcctacgaggcaatccaccacaccacactggattagggtattacatcgcaacgatggcccgaaccagtataaacggTTGTGTCTCTTTGAGTTTGACGCACTAGGCTTAGAAGGATCGCGAGTAGGTAGGCTGGGTAGGTtaagatctccgcacgcaccccagtgttcgaacctctcaagggtttgcggaacccgtaatccgacatttggcgcgccaggtaggggtgcatcggatccTCTCCTCCGTCGACCGGTCTCCTGCCACTCCGACGCCTTTATGGCTGACgcacgccgagctcgcgccgagcgccgggccgcagtcgccgcccgcgtcgctcagaaaGCTTCGACGGGCGATGGTTTTGCCCGTCGTGCTCTGTCTCCGGCGGCCAACGCCGCTACCGGCCttgccggccacgagcagcaagcttcatcgctgcacccgtcggtgcACCTTGACGGGTGCACCGCTACTCCGTCATTGACCCCAGCAGCTTCGTCATCCCACACGCGTCGCGGCCAggcggacgcgcaggccgctctgctcatggTGCAATAGCTCCTTCTCTACCGCTCGGTgggtgacctctacgaggagtggctcgagcagatcgctgagctcgtcagcgtCGTGCACCGGGGCTCCACCGAGCCGGCTCGCttgctgcctcagcaaccacctgcagcgggCAACGTGGCACacggggatcctccaccacctccaGCCCAGGGCGTCATTGTCGGCCCAAGGCGTGCGACAccacggcgcgacccaccgcgcccTACGCTGGCTCGGGAggacgtgagctgccaggtggtgcagcgaccACCAAGATAAACGCGCGTGCTTCCAGCACCCCAGCACCAGGCCCACGTACCACcgcaggaggtggcggtgcgcgtgcaccAGGACCAGTGTCTCCCTCCTCGAGGACCTCCATCGGCCACGGCAGGATGCCGCACGTTCACCCAGGAGCTCCGCAACAtcgtctggccaagcaagttcaagcccgacctgcctccacgctacgacggcaccgccgaccgcGCCGAGTTCATGCAGTTCTACAAGTTGAGCATCGAGGAGGCCAGCGAcgatgagaagatcatggcaaactgatTTCCGATGGCCTTCAAGGATGGCACGCGTTCTTGGATCCTGAACCTACCCGAGGGGTCGATCTCTTATTTGGAGGAGAtgtgcagccgcttcatcgccaacttctagggcactcgcgaccgcccgccgaccGCGAGTGACCTAcatcgcatcaagcagcaacctggagagaccctgcttCAACAACGTGCGcgtcaagattcccaaggtgtcggacgaggtcATCATTTCaacattctctgatggcgtccaagatgtcaagatgaaagaggagctcgccatccatgaggatctcTGCACGGCTCtgaagatgttcaacatggcaaacaagtgcgcgagggctgaggaggggcgcctttccctccttgagctcccagatgctaatccagaagacaagaagaccaagaccaaggatgtgaagcgcaaggggccagccgtACTTGCGGGCGAACCTAAGACGAAGCGCGGTTGCGATCACCCCGGGTCATTCAAGAGCAAGCGGCCTTTCTACGTCTTCCACAATGTTTACAGCcataacaccaacgactgtcaggagctcagggccctccgcgatgggcgcctcggtcgacgccccgagcacaacgatcgaggctacggtcgtGCAGGCGGCCGaagtggaggatgctgggacggacgcgaccatcatcaggagtggcgcgaccagactcgtgaggatcgctggcaaggctagcctcgcgagggcacctggagggagcagcctcgtgaggaccaccctCAGGGCAACGCAACTCTGCCCCATgtgcctccaccgccaagaaggaacaaggaccatcaccaggacgagggggatgggggcttccaggagcctcgagccatcgcctgcatcttgggcggctcacaagCCCCGACTTCCCATCACATCATCAAGCAGTTCGCGCGCGAGGTGAACGCAacgctccccaagctcgaagcaacTCACCCTCTCAGGTGGTTGAAGTGCAtcatcaccttcagctcctcagaccagctcaagtgcgcggccactactggCGCGCTCCCTATGCTCTGCTCCCCCTTCATCAACAACGTGGTCCTCActaagactctcatcgacggcggagctggGCTCAATGTGTTGTCTGTTCAGACGTTCGACAGGCCCCAAGTAccatactaccagcttcacccaaccaagccatttttaggagtgactgacggttctacacacccgatagggcaggtccgcctccctatcaccttcggcgagTGCAACaattaccgcactgagctcatcgacttcgacgttgccgacATCCAcctgccctacaatgccatcctagggtacccagcactggccaagttcatggcagctacgcaccacggctacaacgtcatcaagatgccaggaagtggcggcatCATCACGCTCGCGtgccaagagaaggatgcggtgtgctccctcgagcgcccCTTCCAGGTTGCGGCGgtcgagaaccctgaagacgaTGGCGGCGTCCTTCCTCCCGAGGTTGCCCCCAAGAtgaagaagctgcagctgggacAAGGGTCTCGTGAAGGAGCATCGCTCGAGGACACCACACCGAGCCTCGCGTCCTCGAACgcggcaccttcacccatcgcataggaaggcacacccggggcccctctcaggttgggcttgggggctctccacaggagggcctcagacctagccagggtcacgagggaggagctcgggcaccatgtggaggcgctcttcagagcacgcttcccagAAGAAGACATCAGGCATGAGGCACCAGGtggtcaggagttcatcagcaaggcgaTCGAGGAGATACAAGgagcaagggttctgcaaggcgatcgtcgccTGCCACGCGGCGTGCCTCACTGCcctggcgagggtaaggagttccgcgttTGCATCAACATCCCcgagctcaacagggccgcgtctcgggAACTCATCTAGCCGTCTCGCATCGGCCGCTAcgagggaccacctcacagctacgtctgcatgcccttcggcctgccgggcgcggctgTGGTGTTCCAACACTACATGAGGGACGCCCTGGCGGCTCATGGGGCCAGGCATCAGgcggtcctggtggagatggaggcgCACCTTTAGGAGCCTCCCGGGTCctctgagcctcccgaggctcggcaccGGAGGGGCTCGTGAGAAACGACTCCAGCAGCGCGCgtttttttggctacttcaacacctcttcaacaacggtatcaggtgacatctctctagtgtGTTCagtctgggggcgcccctcgggttgcattatccccaggtcgtgtgggtccgtccctacagcatGTTGCATTCACCAGGACTATCTAACCATTTTTGTGTGTTTACCTATGATTGTCACCCTACGACCgccgcaaagtagcgtaagtatttccctcggtttttgacaaccaaggtatcaatccagtaggaggctcctcaaaagtcccacgcacctacacaaacaaacaagaacctcgcaaccaacgcgataaaggggttgtcaatcccttcacggtaacttgcgaaagtgagatctggtagagataatatgataagataaatatttttggtatttttatgatatagattggaaagtaaaagatgaaaataaaagtaaatggaaaacttatatgataaaagatagacccgggggccataggtttcactagtggcttctcttaagatagcatgagtattacggttggtaaacaaattactatcgagcaattgatagaaaagtgcatagttatgagaatatctcggcataatcatgtatataggcatcatgtccgcaacaagtagaccgactcctgcctgcatctactactattactccacacatcgaccgactcctgcctgcatctagagtattaagttcataagaacagagtaacgcattaagcaagatgacatgatgtagagggataaactcatgcaatatgatataaaccccatctttttatcctcgatggcaacaatacagtacgtgccttgtgatacgtctccaacgtatctataatttttcattgttccatgctattatattatctattttgaatgattatgggctttattatatacttttatattacttttgggtagtcctggccatctcaggcccggccctgtcggcccacccaggcctggccctaaaatccagggcctaggcctgCTGGGTTTgctcatgggccgggcttgggcctaagttttgagcccaccagcagggcctggacgggcttgggcttggcatattgacattttaaggaagaggcccggcccatggccctaagccctaagggcttttgagGGCTTTTgaccagatgggccgggcttgggcttgaaaagtaggcccaatggtagggcctgggcctcagttttctgccgtgggcttttttaggcccggcccaagctcggcccggcccggcccatggccagatatacttttgggactaacctattaaccggaggcctagcccatattgttgttttattatctgtttcagtatttcgaaggaaaggaatatcaaacggagtccaaacggaacgaaaccttcggcagcgtgatttttgggaagattatgatccagggaacttggagtgcacgtcagaagatcctcgaggaggccacgagatagggggcgcccaccccctgggcgcgccctaccctctcgtgggcccctcgaggctcccccgaccgacttctttcgcctatataagcctacgtaccctaaaaacatcaaatatcaagatagatcgggagtttagccgccgcaagcctctgtaaccaccagaaacctctcggggGCCCttcccggcaccttgccggaggggggatccttcaccgttggcgatcttcatcatcccggtgctatccatgacgaggagggagtagttcaccctcggggctgagggtatgtaccagtagctatgtgtttgatctctctctctctcgtgttctctctcgtgttccctctatggcacgatcttgatgtatcccgagctttgctattatagttggatcttatgatgtttctccccctctactctcttgtgatgaattgagttttcctcttgaagttatcttatcggattgagtctttatttgagaacacttgatgtatgtcttgtcttgattatctgtggtgacaatgggatatcatgtgccacttgatgtatgttttggtgaccaacttgcgggttccgcccatgacctatgcataggggttggcacacgttcttgactctccggtagaaactttggggcactctttgaagtactttgtgttggttgaatagatgtatctgagattgtgtgatgcatatcgtataatcatgcccacggatacttgaggtgacaatggagtatctaggtgacattagggttttggttgatttgtgtcttaaggtgttattctagtacaaactcttgaatagattgatccgaaagaataactttgaggtggtttcgtaccctaccataatctcttcgtttgttctccgctattagtggctttggagtgactatttgttgcatgttgagggattattatatgatctatctatgttattattgttgagagaacttgcactagtgaaagtatgaaccctatgccttgtttcctactattgcaataccatttacgctcacttttatcgcttgctaccttgctgtttttataatttcagattacaaatacctttatctaccatccatattgcacttgtatcaccatctcttcgccgaactagtgcacctatacaatttgccattgtattgggtgtgttggggacacaagagactctttgttatttggttgcagggttgtttgagagagacctgttgggtaacgtagcagaaattcaaaaaatttcctacgtatcaccaagatctatctatggagagaccagcaacgagtagaaaggagagtgcatctacatacccttgtagatcgctaagcggaagcgttcaagtgaacggggttgatgga comes from Triticum aestivum cultivar Chinese Spring chromosome 5B, IWGSC CS RefSeq v2.1, whole genome shotgun sequence and encodes:
- the LOC123110056 gene encoding LRR receptor-like serine/threonine-protein kinase FEI 1; the encoded protein is MAANPRSGTKRLTGGGHGGAAALLLLLCCTASMALTPDGEALLELKLAFNATAGQRLGSWRAADPNPCGWEGVSCSFPDLRVQAINLPYMQLGGIISPSIGRLTKLQRLALHQNSLHGPIPAEIRSCTELRAIYLRANYLQGGIPPGIGDLTHLTILDLSSNLLRGAIPATIGSLTHLRFLNLSTNFFSGEIPNVGVLGTFKSSSYVGNLELCGLPIQKGCRGTLGFPAVLPHSDPLSSSGVSPITNNNKTSHFLNGVVIGSMSTMAVALVAVLGFLWVCLLSRKKNGVNYEKMDKQTVPDGAKLVTYQWNLPYSSGEIIRRLELLDEEDVVGCGGFGTVYKMVMDDGTAFAVKRIDLNRERRDKTFEKELEILGSIRHINLVNLRGYCRLSTAKLLIYDFMELGSLDSYLHGDAQEDQPLNWNARMKIALGSARGLAYLHHDCSPGIVHRDIKASNILLDRCLEPRVSDFGLARLLVDNETHVTTVVAGTFGYLAPEYLQNGHSTEKSDVYSFGVLLLELVTGKRPTDSCFLNKGLNIVGWLNTLSGEHRLEEILDSRSGDAEVEAVEGILDIAAMCTDADPGQRPSMGAVLKMLEEEILSPCLSELYYEQHLEL